The Pirellulales bacterium genome includes a window with the following:
- a CDS encoding N-6 DNA methylase, translating to MAKRAKSADDAAHLGDGSTAVQRVLQEYLTELNQIRATGAAVEETSYYPALINLFNAVGRTLKPKVRCNLHPRNQGAGIPDGGLYTADQFQRQSAGEPKPGQLPSRGAIEVKGTKPDVMAVADSPQVAGYLKTYGIVLVTNLRSFVIVDRGPGGKPTPREAFHLAANEQEFWRQKAAHPRVAADELGPQFLEFVKRACLHAAPLAKPKDLAWFVASYARDALARVERQKELPALQAVRAALEEALGMKFTDEKGEHFFRSTLVQTLFYGVFSAWVRWHRDNPGTGQYSASLFDSTAGGTSAGTGGPPPALKFDWQKAEWSLHVPFIRVLYEEVAKPSRLGPLGLVELLDWTAAALNRVSRGEFFQSFEDEHAVQYFYEPFLEAYDPDLRKELGVWYTPREIVKYQVARVDTVLREELDLADGLADPNVVVLDPCCGTGAYLVEVLRSIAATLRDKGGDALVASDLKEAAMNRVFGFEIMPAPFVVSHLQLGLTLQSAGVPLAESERVGVYLTISPAPERPRDRRPDELPAC from the coding sequence TTCAACGCCGTCGGCCGAACGCTAAAACCGAAGGTCCGCTGCAACCTTCATCCGCGCAATCAGGGCGCCGGCATCCCCGACGGCGGACTTTATACCGCCGATCAGTTTCAACGGCAATCGGCCGGCGAGCCGAAGCCCGGCCAACTCCCCAGCCGCGGCGCCATCGAGGTCAAGGGAACGAAGCCCGACGTGATGGCCGTGGCCGACAGCCCGCAAGTGGCCGGATACCTGAAGACCTACGGCATCGTGCTGGTCACCAACCTGCGCAGCTTCGTGATCGTCGATCGCGGTCCCGGCGGAAAGCCGACGCCGCGTGAAGCATTCCACCTGGCGGCCAACGAGCAGGAGTTTTGGCGGCAGAAGGCCGCGCACCCGCGGGTCGCGGCCGACGAGCTGGGTCCGCAGTTTCTGGAGTTCGTCAAACGGGCCTGCCTGCACGCGGCGCCGCTGGCCAAGCCCAAGGACCTGGCCTGGTTCGTCGCCTCTTATGCGCGCGACGCCTTGGCCCGTGTCGAACGGCAAAAGGAGTTGCCCGCCTTGCAAGCGGTGCGCGCGGCGCTCGAAGAAGCGCTGGGCATGAAGTTCACCGACGAAAAGGGCGAGCACTTCTTTCGCTCGACGCTGGTGCAGACGCTGTTCTATGGCGTGTTCTCCGCCTGGGTCCGTTGGCACCGCGACAATCCGGGCACGGGCCAATACTCCGCCAGTCTGTTTGACTCTACGGCCGGCGGCACTTCCGCCGGCACGGGCGGCCCTCCGCCTGCCTTGAAATTCGATTGGCAAAAGGCCGAGTGGTCGCTGCACGTGCCGTTCATCCGCGTGCTGTACGAAGAAGTGGCCAAGCCCAGCCGCTTGGGGCCGCTGGGCCTGGTCGAGCTGCTCGACTGGACGGCCGCCGCGCTCAACCGCGTGTCGCGCGGCGAGTTCTTTCAGTCGTTCGAAGACGAACATGCCGTGCAATACTTTTACGAGCCGTTCCTGGAAGCCTACGATCCCGACCTGCGCAAGGAGCTGGGCGTGTGGTATACGCCGCGCGAGATCGTAAAGTACCAGGTGGCGCGGGTCGATACCGTGCTGCGCGAGGAGCTCGACCTGGCCGACGGGCTGGCCGATCCGAACGTGGTGGTGCTCGATCCTTGTTGCGGCACCGGGGCGTATCTGGTCGAAGTCTTGCGATCAATCGCGGCCACGCTGCGCGACAAGGGCGGCGACGCGCTGGTGGCCTCCGATCTGAAAGAGGCGGCCATGAACCGCGTGTTCGGCTTCGAGATCATGCCCGCCCCGTTCGTCGTCTCGCACCTGCAGCTTGGCCTGACGCTGCAATCGGCCGGCGTGCCGCTGGCCGAAAGCGAGCGCGTGGGCGTTTATCTCACGATATCACCTGCGCCTGAGCGACCACGAGATCGGCGGCCGGATGAACTTCCCGCCTGCTGA
- a CDS encoding TIGR04255 family protein, translated as MANPHTATKPTRSTPAEPTAHRYPSSFLTMVVARVDFASPINLPEGGPPPGILKHITPTFPIYEEEAEVDATFAVTGAGASASTGQPRKVFKFWSKDRQKVATIARDNFSVEYKKYHSFIALMGDFNALLTPLSGRFKQLQSKRLGLRYVNTIEPDKDNAQLYDWTNYFVEPLTTTFTLGDPSNLTRSFHVVERNHGDFRSKLQYGMVNPNYPAIIKKKSFIIDTDHVNLNLLTPNEVRQALPDLHSAAKTLFESLIKDDLRDLMNKP; from the coding sequence ATGGCGAACCCCCACACAGCCACCAAACCGACCCGAAGCACTCCAGCTGAGCCAACGGCCCACCGATATCCGTCTAGCTTCCTCACGATGGTTGTTGCTCGCGTTGACTTCGCATCGCCCATTAATCTCCCCGAGGGAGGGCCACCACCGGGTATCTTGAAGCACATCACCCCCACCTTCCCCATCTACGAGGAGGAAGCAGAGGTTGATGCCACCTTTGCCGTCACCGGTGCCGGGGCTTCAGCATCGACCGGCCAACCGCGGAAAGTTTTCAAGTTTTGGTCGAAAGACCGCCAGAAAGTTGCCACTATTGCCCGTGATAATTTCTCCGTCGAATACAAAAAGTATCACTCATTCATCGCCCTCATGGGCGACTTCAATGCTCTGTTGACTCCGCTTAGTGGACGATTCAAGCAACTCCAGTCCAAGCGCCTGGGCCTACGGTATGTCAACACCATCGAACCCGACAAAGACAACGCCCAACTTTACGACTGGACCAATTATTTCGTCGAGCCATTAACGACAACCTTCACCCTCGGCGATCCGAGCAACCTCACCCGAAGCTTTCACGTCGTCGAACGCAATCACGGCGATTTCCGATCAAAACTTCAATACGGGATGGTAAACCCCAATTATCCCGCCATCATCAAAAAGAAGTCGTTCATCATTGACACCGACCACGTCAACCTCAATTTGCTCACCCCTAATGAGGTGCGGCAAGCCCTCCCCGATCTGCATTCCGCAGCAAAGACATTGTTCGAGTCATTGATTAAGGACGACCTCCGCGACCTCATGAACAAGCCATGA
- a CDS encoding DGQHR domain-containing protein: MKTVRALTLKQKETTLYCFAMSAMELEPLCYVEAATRDKKRGLQRVTEASRLREIGEYLASGVNALLPNNIILNLKPDVTISPEGDTGIVTITFPSDEGEYAFIVDGQHRLFSFDDTYRQLPDDEIFELPVVALHNATEEVVGATFVAINCNQKPVNRDLLTQMKAILGLLDSDIEKTSIELIHSLDEDPSSPLQGRILRYPQERGKWIKTNQLQPVILGLLSPGGCLHDKTQAERKRILIAYLDAVKTTFPNAWADDKAKSYSLLQTSGLQLALSLVPDAMQRCDFYESFSYTADTFERQIAPLADAAILGDWKKAAVEDAISTAAKRKNFLGQLKEALRLKAPPV, from the coding sequence ATGAAAACCGTTAGGGCCTTAACCCTGAAGCAAAAAGAGACCACCCTATACTGCTTTGCTATGAGCGCGATGGAACTGGAGCCTCTCTGCTATGTGGAAGCCGCCACTCGCGACAAAAAGCGCGGCTTGCAACGAGTCACCGAGGCGTCCCGTCTTCGAGAAATTGGCGAGTATCTCGCCAGCGGCGTGAATGCTCTGCTGCCAAACAACATTATCCTCAACCTTAAGCCGGATGTCACTATCTCACCGGAGGGCGACACTGGCATTGTCACGATCACCTTTCCATCCGACGAAGGGGAGTATGCATTCATAGTCGATGGACAACACCGACTCTTCTCGTTTGACGACACCTACCGGCAATTACCCGATGACGAGATATTTGAATTGCCTGTTGTCGCCCTGCACAATGCCACTGAGGAAGTCGTCGGCGCCACCTTCGTCGCGATCAACTGCAACCAGAAACCTGTGAATCGTGACTTGCTCACGCAAATGAAAGCCATTCTCGGCCTTCTCGACAGCGACATTGAAAAAACGTCTATCGAACTGATTCATTCGCTCGATGAAGATCCTTCTTCACCCCTCCAGGGTCGGATTCTTCGCTACCCACAGGAACGCGGTAAGTGGATCAAGACCAATCAGTTACAGCCGGTGATTCTCGGGCTGCTGTCCCCCGGCGGCTGCCTTCACGATAAGACCCAGGCGGAGCGAAAGCGCATCCTAATCGCATATCTTGATGCCGTGAAGACGACCTTTCCGAACGCTTGGGCCGACGACAAAGCAAAATCCTATTCGCTCTTGCAGACCAGCGGGCTGCAATTAGCGCTGAGTTTAGTCCCCGATGCCATGCAGCGATGTGACTTTTATGAGAGCTTCAGTTATACCGCTGATACGTTCGAGCGACAGATTGCTCCACTTGCCGACGCGGCAATTCTCGGCGACTGGAAAAAAGCTGCGGTCGAGGATGCAATATCAACCGCCGCAAAGCGCAAGAACTTTCTCGGGCAACTGAAGGAGGCGCTAAGGCTGAAGGCGCCTCCCGTCTAA